One genomic window of Garra rufa chromosome 24, GarRuf1.0, whole genome shotgun sequence includes the following:
- the LOC141300194 gene encoding tripartite motif-containing protein 16-like protein: protein MEETRFSQDEFKCPVCLDLLKDPVSIQCGHSYCKSCITGCWDQEDQMRVYSCPQCRQIFTPRPALARNTMLAELVEKLKKRKRPADCDAGDVQCDVCTRTEHKAVKSCLVCQESYCQSHFDRHEEFHSRKPHKVIDATGRLQEMICQKHGKHLEMYCVTDQQCICQLCTEYEHKNHNTVSATAHRTKKQMQLKETQKTFQQRIQQREKDVQQLRETVESHKRSAQTAVEDSDQRIFTKLNCSIERSCFELVRLLIPDIRDQEKTAVSRAEERLERLEQKINDMRRRDTELEQLSHTQDHIQFLQSFQSLSAPPESTDENEDPFSCIFSFDDLRETLCQLRDKLEDSCKEQLKKISDRVTSTNTVPSVRNNFLQYSHQFTLDPNTAYKRLQLSDSNRVVTVTDTVQPYPDHPDRFDYWYQVLCTESVCGRCYWELEWSGDLGVYISVSYKSISRKGRSNECLFGCNDQSWNLECSSSGYSITHNNKQADLPVESISSRIGVYVDHSAGTLSFYNVSDTMSLIHTVQTTFTQPLYPAFGVYKGSSVKLVDKSQYTNERFFP from the exons ATGGAGGAAACCAGATTTTCCCAGGATGAGTTCAAATGTCCagtgtgtctggatctcctgaaggatccagtgagcatccagtgtggacacagttactgtaagagctgtattacaggctgctgggatcaggaggatcagatgagagtctacagctgccctcagtgcagacagatCTTCACAccaagacctgctttagctagaaacaccatgctggctgaactggtggagaaactgaagaagaGGAAACGTCCTGCTGACTGTGACGCTGGAGATGTTCAGTGTGATGTCTGTACTAGAACAGAACACAAAGCTGTCAAATCCTGTCTGGTGTGTCAGGAATCTTACTGTCAAAGTCATTTTGACCGTCATGAGGAATTTCATTCACGTAAGCCACACAAAGTGATCGAtgccactggacgactgcaggagatgatctgccagaaACATGGGAAACATCTGGAAATGTACTGTGTTACTGACCAACAATGCATTTGTCAGCTATGTACAGAATATGAACATAAAAACCACAACACTGTATCAGCTACAGCACATAGGACAAAGAAACAG ATGCAGCTGAAGGAGACGCAGAAGACGTtccagcagagaatccagcagagagagaaagatgttcagcagctgagagagactgtggagtctcataag cgctctgcacagacagcagtggaggacagtgatCAGAGGATCTTTACTAAGCTCAACTGCTCAATTGAGAGAAGCTGCTTTGAGCTGGTGCGGCTCCTCATTCCTGAtatcagagatcaggaaaagactgcagtgagtcgagctgaagaACGACTGGAGCGACTGGAGCAGAAGATCAATGATATGAGGAGGAGAGAcactgagctggagcagctttcacacacacaggatcacatccagttcctgcag agTTTCCAGTCTCTCTCCGCACCTCCTGAATCGACAGATGAAAATGAAGATCCCTTCAGTTGTATTTTCTCTTTTGATGACCTGAGAGAAACTCTCTGTCAGCTGAGAGACAAACTAGAAGATTCTTGCAAAGAGCAGCTCAAGAAGATCTCAGACAGAG TCACATCCACCAACACTGTTCCCAGCGTCAGGAACAActtcctacaat attcccatcagttcactctggatccaaacacagcgTATAAACGTCTCCAGTTGTCTGACAGCAACAGAGTGGTTACTGTCACTGACACAGTCcagccgtatcctgatcatccagacagatttgactATTGGTATCAGGTGTTGTGtacagagagtgtgtgtggacgctgttactgggagctggAGTGGAGTGGAGACCTTGGTGtgtatatatcagtgtcatataagagcatcagcaggaagggacgGAGTAATGAATGTTTGTTTGGATGTAACGATCAGTCTTGGAATTTGGAGTGTTCTTCTTCCGGATACTCAATCACACACAATAACAAACAGGCTGATCTCCCTGTAGAGTCCatcagcagtagaataggagtgtatgtggatcacagtgcaggaactctgtccttctacaacgtctctgacacaatgagcctcatccacacagtccagaccacattcactcagccgctctatcctgCGTTTGGTGTTTATAAAGGATCATCAGTGAAACTTGTTGATAAATCACAATACACTAATGAGAGATTCTTCCCGTAA
- the LOC141300383 gene encoding tripartite motif-containing protein 16-like protein, which translates to MDFRDLGYAPCLHLYKSIGLSFPQAPAWFLLTSFSPQSSGTSATYLPELRLWSPVLQSGSGFHLGSCLHEFCHGSPPFCPVCLSLSSDSRRSQTEKPGSFQSLSAPPEYVNEDPFSSVFSFDDLREILCQLSDKLEDSCKEELKKISDRVTSNNIVPSVRNDFLQFSHQLTLDLNTVYKHLLLSESNRVMTVTDTAQPYPDHPDRFNFYQQVLCRESVCGRCYWELEWSGDIGVFISVSYKSIGRKGSGDECLFGYNDQSWRLYCCPSRYSFRHNNIQTDLPVKSISSRIGVYVDHSAGTLSFYSVSDTMSLIHTVQTTFTQPLYPGFYVYNGSSVKLC; encoded by the exons ATGGACTTCCGGGATCTTGGCTACGCTCCTTGTCTTCATCTCTACAAGTCCATTGGCTTATCCTTCCCTCAGGCTCCAGCGTGGTTCTTACTCACTTCATTTTCACCACAGTCCTCTGGCACCTCAGCCACTTATTTGCCGGAGCTCCGCCTTTGGTCTCCAG TGTTACAGTCTGGCTCAGGTTTCCACCTTGGATCCTGCCTCCATGAGTTCTGCCATGGGTCACCTCCATTTTGTCCAGTTTGTCTCAGTCTCAGTTCAGACTCAAGAAGATCTCAAACAGAGAAACCGGGg agTTTCCAGTCTCTCTCAGCACCTCCTGAATACGTAAATGAAGATCCCTTCAGTTCTGTCTTCTCTTTTGATGACCTGAGAGAAATTCTCTGTCAGCTGAGTGACAAACTAGAAGATTCTTGCAAAGAGGAGCTCAAGAAGATCTCAGACAGAG tcacatCCAACAACATTGTTCCCAGCGTCAGGAATGACTTCTTACAAT tttcccatcagctcactctggatctgaacacagTGTATAAACACCTCCTTCTGTCTGAGAGCAACAGAGTGATGACTGTCACTGACACAGCCcagccgtatcctgatcatccagacagatttaatttttatcagcaggtgttgtgtagagagagtgtgtgtggacgctgttactgggagctggAGTGGAGTGGAGATATTGGTGTgtttatatcagtgtcatataagagcatcggCAGGAAGGGATCAGGTGATGAGTGTTTGTTTGGatataatgatcagtcctggcGTTTGTACTGCTGTCCCTCCAGATACTCATTCAGACACAATAACATACAGACTGATCTCCCTGTAAAGTCCatcagcagtagaataggagtgtatgtggatcacagtgcaggaactctgtccttctacagcgtctctgacacaatgagcctcatccacacagtccagaccacattcactcagccgctctatcctgggttttatGTTTATAATGGATCATCAGTGAAACTATGTTGA
- the LOC141300881 gene encoding tripartite motif-containing protein 16-like, which translates to MEEARFSQDEFKCPVCLDLLKDPVSIQCGHSYCKSCITSCWDQEDQMRVYSCPQCRHIFSLRPALATNTMLAELVEKLKKTKLPADCDAGAGDVQCDVCTGTEHKAVKSCLVCQESYCQSHFDRHEEFHSRKPHKVINATGRLQEMICQKHEKHLEMYCITDQQCICELCAEYEHKNHNTVSAAAHRTEKEKQLKKKQKTFQQQIQQGQEDVQQLREAVESHKCSAQTAVEDNEKIFTKLNCSIERSCFEVIQLLIPDIKDQEKAAVSRAKRRLERLEQEINDLRRRDTELEQLSHTQDHIQFLQSFQSLSAPPDSTDENDDPFGSVFSFDDLRESVNQLRNKLEESFKEELKKISDRVTSTRIRNNLLQYSHQLTLDLNTAHKRLRLSESNRVITNTGTDQPYPDHPNRFDFWSQVFCKESVCGRCYWELEWRGGEHGVRISVSYKSISRKGQSKKCLFGNNDQSWILHCNPPRYSFRHNNVVTVLPVESISSRIGVYVDHSAGTLSFYSVSDTMSLIHTVQTTFTQPLYPGFLVSKGSLVKMLVI; encoded by the exons ATGGAAGAAGCCAGATTTTCTCAAGATGAGTTCAAATGTCCagtgtgtctggatctcctgaaggatccagtgagcatccagtgtggacacagttactgcaAGAGCTGTATTACAAGCTGCTGGGATCAGGAGGATCAAAtgagagtctacagctgccctcagtgcagacatATCTTCAGTCTAAGACCTGCTTTAGCTACAAACACCATGCTGGCTGAACtggtggagaaactgaagaagaccaaacttcctgctgactgtgacgctggagctggagatgtgcagtgtgacgtctgtactggaACAGAACACAAAGCTGTcaagtcctgtctggtgtgtcAGGAATCTTACTGTCAAAGTCATTTTGACCGTCATGAGGAATTTCATTCACGTAAGCCACACAAAGTGATCAAtgccactggacgactgcaggagatgatctgccagaaACATGAGAAACATTTGGAAATGTACTGTATTACTGACCAACAATGCATTTGCGAGCTGTGTGCAGAATATGAACATAAAAACCACAACACTGTATCTGCTGCAGCACATAGGACAGAGAAAGAG AAGCAGCTGAAAAAAAAGCAGAAGACATTCCAGCAGCAAATCCAGCAGGGACAGGAAGATGTTCAGCAGCTGAGAGAGGctgtggagtctcataag tgctctgcacagacagcagtggaggacaaTGAGAAGATCTTTACTAAGCTCAACTGCTCAATTGAGAGAAGCTGCTTTGAGGTGATACAGCTCCTGATTCCTGATATCAAAGATCAAGAAAAGGCTGCAGTGAGTCGAGCTAAACGACGTctggagcgactggagcaggagatcaatgatctgaggaggagagacactgagctggagcagctttcacacacacaggatcacatccagttcctgcag AGTTTCCAGTCTCTCTCAGCACCTCCTGATTCTACAGATGAAAATGACGATCCCTTCGGTTCTGTCTTCTCTTTTGATGATCTGAGAGAATCTGTCAATCAGCTGAGAAACAAACTGGAGGAATCCTTCAAAGAGGAGCTCAAGAAGATCTCAGACAGAG tcacatCCACCAGGATCAGGAACAACCTCCTGCAAT attcccatcagctcactctggatctgaacacagCACATAAACGTCTCCGTCTGTCTGAGAGCAACAGAGTGATTACTAACACTGGCACAGATCAGCCATATCCTGATCATCCAAACAGATTTGATTTTTGGTCTCAGGTGTTTTGtaaagagagtgtgtgtggacgctgttactgggagctggAGTGGAGAGGAGGTGAACATGGTGTAcgtatatcagtgtcatataagagcatcagcaggaagggacagAGTAAGAAGTGTTTGTTTGGaaataatgatcagtcctggattTTGCACTGCAATCCCCCAAGATACTCATTCAGACACAATAATGTGGTGACTGTTCTCCCTGTAGAGTCCatcagcagtagaataggagtgtatgtggatcacagtgcaggaactctgtccttctacagcgtctctgatacaatgagcctcatccacacagtccagaccacattcactcagccgctctatcctgggtttttgGTTTCTAAGGGATCATTAGTAAAAATGTTGGTTATTTAG